One segment of Mesoplodon densirostris isolate mMesDen1 chromosome 6, mMesDen1 primary haplotype, whole genome shotgun sequence DNA contains the following:
- the SPATA31G1 gene encoding uncharacterized protein C9orf131 homolog: MVPMEKTFLPKITWPNSDRARKSKSPQLQLSALSTRLSWQLMGIGLREIEWLPEGLLGAEGDMGLLWGQLTHALACRHCGSSCLLSPGNLGLPLLYHVAFLDRLWKQKSGEEEEEEEEEEVSLHPLQPCSLPKEAPIGEQATPAPSQPSCDSEGLHKATGAREQVLTQTPNPSRSFPTFQILTNLPVRHKTASGSHLQQRKSQLFWGLPSLHSESLEAIFLSSGGLSPLKVSVSPSVFFNKFVFLPGTPVLLLPQYCSPTPLPTHEVHTTEDLEGMASDPQQLPSPSSPPVPSLPLRLKSFPMDHKRVLSGTEANAQWLTQQREVPWVSEDQALHPQPNLQRTRPSKLFHSSEVWWKVPWDPGLQQHIPDSLCASLAENPASLPGALTRPEAPWRTTGQNEGPPTPEPAVLAPSLTPTSLPECQGVSPIGGLSGPEALWETTRRRENPQISKPPTSVPCQPVAPMTEPQGTSTLEVPPVYETQWGTTGHKESTQAFQPPTPAPGPPPHPLPELQGGSPLGDPSGYEPQWRCRENSTNLWAFEPPALDIDPGLHGTMPACVPSGSETPWKGMQSRENLWVSADPVSSPSLPSASLLESLGTGARAVLSESKALWEAMRQTDNLWTSESPGPGHSPSLAPILEPHRINPVGGLTGSETAWKDTDHSRNSWAFESPSLAFSPPEVLVLDSLRASPTGVLFDSEATCGDIESRKNSRASELPACSLPQDPRGANRLGVQSDSEPTGGDMEQKETCCVPVSPLWGPSPCPNSMSKSHTSEPIGDQCNCKPEGETVEQRENCWTIELPAPTPRSLSAPLPDPHIALGFVWRNVQQRGIPQDPSLPAVDPLQPIPWPPTQAEALKIESNQPGLPKGELFPGAKAETPSSQGEAVPKVPTHSEIQACHRSKELELRLKKLQQSPASRSLGPSQSFGRSPALSSTTQAARRLSSRPPQQIHPLSLCPNSSSCHPPKPQSTVTQPAQVPRCYHSHFSIQPQLWKSGRAEQGSQKEQRRNAKVVSQISSQGSCVHCPGLEEPSYPEVPASGKRQDKVSALSSAKKRERPRKPKEGDHREGDAKLGSTTVTGKSHLAQARLAEVPVSRLPQRSQHRDQSSGHTALSLQLHAKASGSQDQRGARLGAGDILAPRHRKHCPWAQKRLSSPTPQAPLIRGLQRMLAKFLGIHGPLPAKSSQQRKGW; the protein is encoded by the exons ATGGTACCAATGGAGAAAACTTTCTTGCCCAAGATTACATGGCCAAACAGTGACAGAGCTAGAAAATCCAAGTCTCCTCAACTTCAGCTCAGCGCTCTTTCTACCAGACTAAGCTGGCAGTTGATGGGGATAGG GCTGAGGGAAATAGAATGGCTGCCAGAGGGCCTGCTTGGGGCTGAGGGGGACATGGGGCTTCTCTGGGGCCAGTTGACCCATGCCCTGGCCTGCAGACACTGTGGCAGCAGCTGCCTTCTGAGTCCAGGGAACCTG GGCCTACCACTTCTGTACCATGTGGCTTTCCTTGATCGCCTGTGGAAGCAGAAgtcaggggaggaggaagaggaggaggaggaagaggaggtatCTCTGCATCCACTGCAGCCATGTTCTCTTCCCAAAGAAGCTCCTATTGGAGAACAAgccaccccagccccatcccagcCATCCTGTGATTCTGAGGGCCTCCACAAGGCCACAGGGGCACGAGAGCAAGTACTCACGCAGACCCCAAACCCTTCCAGATCCTTCCCCACCTTTCAGATCTTGACCAACCTGCCTGTGAGACACAAGACAGCATCAGGGAGTCACCTACAGCAGAGAAAAAGCCAGCTCTTCTGGGGTCTCCCCTCTCTGCACAGTGAGTCCTTGGAGGCCATCTTCCTGAGCTCAGGTGGCCTCTCTCCCCTGAAGGTGTCCGTCAGTCCTTCCGTCTTCTTTAACAAGTTTGTCTTCCTGCCTGGAACCCCAGTATTGCTGCTTCCCCAGTACTGCTCCCCAACCCCACTTCCTACACATGAAGTCCATACTACAGAAGATCTGGAAGGAATGGCCTCTGACCCTCAGCAACTTCCCTCCCCATCTTCCCCTCCTGTCCCATCACTTCCCCTCCGTCTTAAATCCTTTCCCATGGATCATAAGAGAGTCCTATCTGGCACTGAGGCAAATGCACAGTGGCTTACACAGCAGAGAGAGGTCCCTTGGGTCTCTGAGGATCAAGCCCTGCACCCACAGCCTAACCTCCAAAGAACCAGGCCCTCCAAACTCTTCCATTCATCTGAGGTCTGGTGGAAGGTGCCATGGGATCCTGGCCTCCAACAACACATTCCAGACTCACTCTGTGCCTCCCTAGCAgaaaatcctgctagccttccgGGAGCCCTAACTAGGCCTGAGGCCCCATGGAGGACCACGGGGCAAAATGAGGGCCCCCCAACCCCTGAGCCAGCAGTGCTGGCTCCCAGCCTAACCCCAACTTCTCTGCCAGAATGCCAGGGAGTCAGCCCTATAGGAGGCCTCTCTGGACCCGAGGCCCTCTGGGAAACCACAAGGCGAAGAGAGAATCCTCAGATCTCTAAGCCTCCGACCTCAGTCCCTTGCCAACCTGTAGCCCCCATGACAGAGCCTCAAGGAACCAGCACCCTGGAAGTTCCACCTGTATATGAGACTCAGTGGGGAACCACAGGACATAAAGAGAGTACTCAAGCCTTTCAGCCCCCAACGCCAGCCCCCGGCCCTCCCCCACATCCCCTGCCAGAACTCCAGGGAGGCAGTCCCCTGGGAGATCCATCTGGCTATGAGCCCCAGTGGAGATGCAGAGAAAATTCAACAAACCTTTGGGCCTTTGAGCCCCCAGCCTTGGACATCGACCCAGGACTCCATGGAACCATGCCTGCGTGTGTCCCATCAGGATCTGAGACTCCGTGGAAGGGCATGCAGAGTAGAGAAAATCTTTGGGTCTCTGCAGACCCAGTTTCATCTCCCAGCCTTCCCTCAGCCTCTCTGCTGGAGTCCCTAGGAACGGGTGCCCGGGCAGTCTTGTCTGAGTCCAAAGCTTTGTGGGAGGCCATGAGGCAGACAGACAACCTCTGGACCTCAGAATCTCCAGGCCCTGGCCACAGCCCATCTCTAGCTCCTATTCTAGAACCCCACAGAATCAATCCTGTGGGAGGGCTCACTGGGTCAGAAACTGCATGGAAGGACACTGATCATTCCCGGAATTCCTGGGCTTTTGAATCGCCATCTCTAGCCTTCAGCCCACCCGAAGTTCTTGTACTGGATTCCCTCAGAGCTAGCCCTACGGGGGTCCTCTTTGATTCTGAAGCTACATGTGGGGACATAGAAAGCAGAAAGAACTCCAGGGCCTCTGAGCTCCCGGCTTGCAGCTTACCCCAAGACCCACGTGGAGCCAACCGCTTGGGAGTCCAATCTGACTCTGAGCCTACTGGGGGGGACATGGAGCAGAAAGAAACCTGTTGTGTTCCTGTGTCCCCATTGTGGGGTCCCAGCCCATGCCCAAACTCTATGTCAAAGTCTCACACAAGTGAGCCTATTGGAGACCAATGCAACTGTAAACCTGAGGGGGAAACAGTGGAGCAGAGAGAGAACTGCTGGACCATTGaactcccagccccaacccccagGTCACTCTCTGCTCCTCTACCAGATCCACACATTGCCCTTGGGTTTGTGTGGAGGAATGTGCAACAAAGAGGGATCCCCCAGGACCCCAGCCTTCCAGCAGTGGATCCCCTCCAGCCAATACCCTGGCCTCCCACCCAAGCTGAAGCTCTGAAGATTGAGTCCAACCAGCCTGGCCTACCCAAGGGAGAGCTGTTCCCAGGGGCTAAGGCAGAGACTCCATCCTCCCAGGGTGAGGCTGTCCCAAAGGTGCCCACCCACTCTGAGATCCAGGCCTGTCACCGGAGTAAAGAGTTGGAACTCAGGCTGAAGAAACTACAGCAGAGCCCTGCTTCCAGATCTCTTGGCCCAAGTCAATCATTTGGCAGATCCCCTGCCCTGAGCTCCACAACTCAAGCCGCCCGGAGACTCTCTTCTCGCCCACCACAGCAGATTCATCCCCTCAGTCTGTGCCCCAACTCTTCAAGCTGTCATCCCCCCAAACCTCAGAGCACAGTAACTCAGCCTGCCCAGGTCCCCCGCTGTTATCACTCCCACTTCTCTATCCAACCTCAGCTATGGAAGTCTGGCAGGGCAGAACAAGGGTCTCAGAAAGAGCAAAGAAGGAATGCGAAGGTGGTGTCCCAGATCTCATCCCAGGGGTCATGTGTTCACTGCCCAGGCCTGGAAGAGCCCTCATACCCTGAGGTTCCAGCCTCAGGCAAGAGACAGGACAAGGTTTCAGCCCTATCTTCAGCCAAAAAGAGAGAGCGCCCCAGGAAACCCAAAGAAGGAGACCACAGAGAAGGGGATGCAAAATTGGGGTCAACTACAGTTACAGGGAAAAGCCACCTAGCCCAGGCCAGACTAGCAGAGGTCCCTGTAAGCAGACTTCCGCAAAGATCTCAGCACAGGGACCAGAGCTCTGGACACACTGCTCTCTCCCTGCAGCTTCACGCCAAGGCTTCAGGTTCCCAAGATCAGAGAGGGGCGAGGCTGGGAGCTGGTGACATCCTGGCCCCTCGGCACCGTAAGCACTGCCCTTGGGCCCAGAAGCGTCTTTCCTCCCCCACACCTCAGGCTCCCCTTATCAGGGGTCTCCAAAGGATGTTAGCCAAATTTCTGGGTATCCATGGACCCCTGCCTGCCAAATCCAGTCAGCAGAGAAAAGGCTGGTAG
- the VCP gene encoding transitional endoplasmic reticulum ATPase: MASGADSKGDDLSTAILKQKNRPNRLIVDEAINEDNSVVSLSQPKMDELQLFRGDTVLLKGKKRREAVCIVLSDDTCSDEKIRMNRVVRNNLRVHLGDVISIQPCPDVKYGKRIHVLPIDDTVEGITGNLFEVYLKPYFLEAYRPIRKGDIFLVRGGMRAVEFKVVETDPSPYCIVAPDTVIHCEGEPIKREDEEESLNEVGYDDIGGCRKQLAQIKEMVELPLRHPALFKAIGVKPPRGILLYGPPGTGKTLIARAVANETGAFFFLINGPEIMSKLAGESESNLRKAFEEAEKNAPAIIFIDELDAIAPKREKTHGEVERRIVSQLLTLMDGLKQRAHVIVMAATNRPNSIDPALRRFGRFDREVDIGIPDATGRLEILQIHTKNMKLADDVDLEQVANETHGHVGADLAALCSEAALQAIRKKMDLIDLEDETIDAEVMNSLAVTMDDFRWALSQSNPSALRETVVEVPQVTWEDIGGLEDVKRELQELVQYPVEHPDKFLKFGMTPSKGVLFYGPPGCGKTLLAKAIANECQANFISIKGPELLTMWFGESEANVREIFDKARQAAPCVLFFDELDSIAKARGGNIGDGGGAADRVINQILTEMDGMSTKKNVFIIGATNRPDIIDPAILRPGRLDQLIYIPLPDEKSRVAILKANLRKSPVAKDVDLEFLAKMTNGFSGADLTEICQRACKLAIRESIESEIRRERERQTNPSAMEVEEDDPVPEIRRDHFEEAMRFARRSVSDNDIRKYEMFAQTLQQSRGFGSFRFPSGNQGGAGPSQGSGAGTGGSVYTEDNDDDLYG; the protein is encoded by the exons ttcaAAAGGTGATGATTTATCAACAGCCATTCTTAAACAGAAGAACCGTCCCAATCGGTTAATTGTTGATGAAGCCATCAATGAGGACAACAGTGTGGTATCCTTGTCCCAG CCCAAGATGGATGAGCTGCAGTTGTTCCGAGGTGACACAGTGTTgctgaaaggaaagaagaggcGGGAAGCTGTGTGCATTGTGCTTTCTGATGACACATGTTCTGATGAGAAGATTCGAATGAATAGAGTTGTTCGGAATAACCTTCGCGTACACCTGGGGGATGTCATCAG CATCCAGCCATGCCCTGATGTGAAGTACGGCAAACGTATCCATGTACTACCCATCGATGACACGGTGGAAGGCATCACTGGCAATCTCTTTGAGGTTTACCTTAAGCCGTACTTCCTGGAAGCTTATCGACCCATCCGGAAAG GAGACATTTTCCTTGTCCGGGGTGGAATGCGTGCCGTAGAGTTCAAAGTAGTGGAGACAGATCCCAGTCCTTACTGTATTGTTGCTCCAGACACAGTGATTCACTGTGAAGGGGAGCCTATCAAACGAGAG GATGAGGAAGAGTCTTTGAATGAAGTGGGCTATGATGACATTGGTGGCTGCAGGAAGCAGCTAGCTCAGATAAAGGAGATGGTGGAGCTGCCCCTGAGACATCCTGCTCTCTTTAAGGCAATTGGTGTAAAG CCTCCTCGGGGAATCCTGCTCTATGGACCTCCAGGGACTGGAAAGACCCTGATTGCTCGAGCTGTGGCGAATGAGACTGGCGCCTTCTTCTTTTTGATCAATG GTCCTGAGATCATGAGCAAGTTGGCTGGTGAGTCTGAGAGCAACCTTCGTAAAGCCTTTGAAGAGGCTGAGAAGAATGCTCCTGCTATTATTTTCATTGATGAGTTGGATGCCATTGCTCCCAAAAGAGAGAAA ACCCATGGGGAGGTGGAGCGGCGTATCGTATCACAGTTGTTGACCCTCATGGATGGCCTAAAGCAGAGAGCCCATGTCATTGTTATGGCAGCAACCAATAGACCCAACAGCATTGACCCAGCCCTGCGACGATTTG GTCGCTTTGACAGGGAGGTAGATATTGGAATCCCTGATGCTACAGGACGCTTGGAAATTCTTCAGATCCACACCAAGAACATGAAGCTGGCAGATGATGTGGACCTTGAGCAG GTAGCCAATGAAACTCATGGGCATGTAGGCGCTGACTTAGCAGCCCTGTGCTCGGAGGCTGCTCTGCAAGCCATCCGCAAGAAGATGGACCTCATTGACCTAGAGGACGAGACCATCGATGCTGAGGTCATGAACTCCCTGGCAGTTACTATGGATGACTTCCGA tGGGCCCTGAGCCAGAGCAACCCATCAGCACTGCGGGAAACTGTGGTAGAGGTACCACAGGTGACCTGGGAGGACATTGGGGGCCTGGAGGATGTCAAACGTGAGCTTCAGGAGCTGGTCCAG TATCCTGTGGAGCACCCAGACAAATTCCTCAAGTTTGGTATGACACCTTCCAAGGGAGTACTGTTCTATGGACCTCCTGGTTGTGGGAAAACCTTGCTGGCCAAAGCCATTGCTAATGAGTGCCAGGCCAACTTCATCTCCATCAAGGGTCCTGAGCTGCTCACTATGTGGTTTGGGGAGTCTGAGGCCAACGTCAGGGAAATCTTTGACAAG GCCCGCCAAGCTGCCCCCTGTGTACTGTTCTTTGATGAGCTGGATTCGATTGCCAAGGCCCGTGGGGGCAACATTGGAGATGGTGGTGGGGCTGCTGACCGAGTCATCAACCAGATCCTGACAGAAATGGATGGCATGTccacaaaaaaaaatgtgtttatcaTTGGCGCTACCAACCGGCCTGACATCATTGATCCTGCCATTCTGCGACCTGGCCGCCTTGATCAGCTCATCTACATCCCACTTCCTGATGAGAAGTCCCGTGTTGCCATTCTCAAGGCCAACCTGCGCAAGTCCCCAGTTGCCAAG GATGTGGATTTGGAGTTCCTGGCTAAGATGACTAATGGCTTCTCTGGAGCTGACTTGACAGAGATTTGCCAACGTGCTTGCAAGCTGGCCATCCGTGAATCGATCGAGAGTGAGATCAGGCGAGAACGGGAGAGGCAGACGAACCCATCAGCCATG GAGGTAGAAGAGGATGATCCAGTGCCTGAGATCCGCCGAGATCACTTTGAGGAAGCCATGCGCTTTGCCCGCCGTTCTGTCAGCGATAATGACATCAGGAAGTATGAGATGTTTGCTCAGACCCTTCAACAGAGTCGGGGCTTTGGCAGCTTCAG ATTCCCTTCAGGAAACCAAGGTGGAGCTGGCCCCAGTCAGGGCAGTGGTGCTGGCACAGGTGGCAGTGTGTACACGGAGGACAACGACGATGACCTGTATGGCTAA